Proteins from a genomic interval of Panthera tigris isolate Pti1 chromosome A2, P.tigris_Pti1_mat1.1, whole genome shotgun sequence:
- the LOC102970651 gene encoding ATP-dependent Clp protease proteolytic subunit, mitochondrial isoform X2 has product MWPGILVGGARVAAGGCPALGPRLAARFPPHRTPKTGLALQRSLHATAARALPLIPIVVEQTGRGERAYDIYSRLLRERIVCVMGPIDDSVASLVIAQLLFLQSESNKKPIHMYINSPGGMVTSGLAIYDTMQYILNPICTWCVGQAASMGSLLLAAGTPGMRHSLPNSRIMIHQPSGGARGQATDIAIQAEEIMKLKKQLYSIYAKHTKQSLQVIERDRA; this is encoded by the exons ATGTGGCCGGGAATATTGGTTGGGGGGGCCCGGGTGGCGGCAGGTGGTTGCCCCGCGCTGGGGCCTCGCCTCGCCGCCCGCTTCCCCCCGCATCGGACGCCCAAGACCGGCCTGGCCCTGCAGCGGAGCCTGCACGCGACGGCGGCCCGGGCTCTCCCGCTCATTCCCATCGTGGTGGAGCAGACG ggTCGCGGCGAGCGCGCCTACGACATCTACTCACGGCTGCTGCGGGAGCGCATCGTGTGTGTCATGGGTCCG ATCGACGACAGCGTGGCCAGCCTGGTGATCGCGCAGCTGCTGTTCCTGCAGTCCGAGAGCAACAAGAAGCCCATCCACATGTACATCAACAGCCCTG gtgGCATGGTGACCTCGGGCCTGGCCATCTACGACACGATGCAGTACATCCTGAACCCCATCTGCACATGGTGCGTGGGCCAGGCCGCCAGCATGGGCTCCCTGCTTCTGGCCGCTGGCACCCCGGGCATGCGCCACTCGCTTCCCAACTCCCGCATCATGATCCACCAGCCgtctgggggcgcccgg GGCCAAGCCACAGACATCGCCATCCAGGCGGAGGAGATCATGAAACTCAAGAAGCAGCTCTACAGTATCTATGCCAAGCACACCAAACAGAGCCTGCAGGTGATTG agagagacagagcatga
- the LOC102970651 gene encoding ATP-dependent Clp protease proteolytic subunit, mitochondrial isoform X1 yields the protein MWPGILVGGARVAAGGCPALGPRLAARFPPHRTPKTGLALQRSLHATAARALPLIPIVVEQTGRGERAYDIYSRLLRERIVCVMGPIDDSVASLVIAQLLFLQSESNKKPIHMYINSPGGMVTSGLAIYDTMQYILNPICTWCVGQAASMGSLLLAAGTPGMRHSLPNSRIMIHQPSGGARGQATDIAIQAEEIMKLKKQLYSIYAKHTKQSLQVIESAMERDRYMSPMEAQEFGILDKVLVHPPQDGEDEPELVQKEPVAAAATAEPAPASV from the exons ATGTGGCCGGGAATATTGGTTGGGGGGGCCCGGGTGGCGGCAGGTGGTTGCCCCGCGCTGGGGCCTCGCCTCGCCGCCCGCTTCCCCCCGCATCGGACGCCCAAGACCGGCCTGGCCCTGCAGCGGAGCCTGCACGCGACGGCGGCCCGGGCTCTCCCGCTCATTCCCATCGTGGTGGAGCAGACG ggTCGCGGCGAGCGCGCCTACGACATCTACTCACGGCTGCTGCGGGAGCGCATCGTGTGTGTCATGGGTCCG ATCGACGACAGCGTGGCCAGCCTGGTGATCGCGCAGCTGCTGTTCCTGCAGTCCGAGAGCAACAAGAAGCCCATCCACATGTACATCAACAGCCCTG gtgGCATGGTGACCTCGGGCCTGGCCATCTACGACACGATGCAGTACATCCTGAACCCCATCTGCACATGGTGCGTGGGCCAGGCCGCCAGCATGGGCTCCCTGCTTCTGGCCGCTGGCACCCCGGGCATGCGCCACTCGCTTCCCAACTCCCGCATCATGATCCACCAGCCgtctgggggcgcccgg GGCCAAGCCACAGACATCGCCATCCAGGCGGAGGAGATCATGAAACTCAAGAAGCAGCTCTACAGTATCTATGCCAAGCACACCAAACAGAGCCTGCAGGTGATTG AGTCGGCCATGGAGCGGGACCGTTACATGAGCCCCATGGAGGCCCAGGAGTTTGGGATCTTAGACAAGGTTCTGGTCCACCCTCCCCAGGACGGTGAGGATGAGCCTGAGCTGGTGCAAAAGGAGCCTGTGGCGGCCGCGGCCACAGCAGAACCTGCCCCAGCAAGCGTCTGA
- the ALKBH7 gene encoding alpha-ketoglutarate-dependent dioxygenase alkB homolog 7, mitochondrial, with the protein MAPERGRCPDSDSFQDPALGAMAASGRLALGTLPRSSWVRGSGPAVLSRLRDAALVRPGFLSTAEEETLSRELEPELRRRRYEYDHWDAAIHGFRETEKSRWSEASRAILQRVQAAAFSPGQTLLSSVHVLDLEPRGYIKPHVDSIKFCGATIAGLSLLSPSVMRLVHTQEPGEWLELLLEPGSLYILRGSARYDFSHEILRDEESFFGGRRVPRGRRISVICRSLPEEMGPGEPGQPPPAC; encoded by the exons ATGGCTCCGGAGCGGGGGCGTTGCCCTGACTCCGACAGCTTCCAAGACCCGGCTCTGGGGGCTATGGCCGCGAGCGGCCGCCTGGCGCTGGGGACCCTTCCCCGGTCCAGCTGGGTGCGGGGCTCGGGCCCAGCCGTACTAAGCCGCCTTCGGGACGCGGCCCTGGTGCGGCCCGGCTTCTTGAGCACGGCCGAGGAGGAGACGCTGAGCCGCGAGCTGGAGCCCGAGCTGCGCCGCCGCCGCTACGAATACGATCACTGGGACGCG GCCATCCACGGCTTCCGAGAGACAGAAAAGTCACGCTGGTCAGAGGCAAGCCGGGCCATCCTGCAGCGTGTGCAAGCGGCAGCCTTTAGCCCTGGCCAGACCCTGCTGTCCTCGGTGCATGTGCTGGACCTGGAACCTCGGGGCTACATCAAGCCACATGTGGACAGCATCAAG TTCTGTGGAGCCACCATCGCTGGCCTATCCCTGCTATCTCCCAGCGTCATGCGGCTGGTGCACACCCAGGAGCCGGGGGAGTGGCTGGAACTCTTGCTGGAGCCAGGCTCCCTCTACATCCTTAG GGGCTCGGCCCGTTATGACTTCTCCCATGAGATTCTTCGGGATGAAGAGTCCTTTTTTGGGGGGCGTCGGGTTCCCCGGGGCCGACGCATCTCTGTGATCTGCCGCTCGCTCCCTGAGGAGATGGGACCAGGTGAGCCTGGGCAGCCCCCCCCAGCCTGCTGA
- the PSPN gene encoding persephin yields the protein MATGRVLLCSLLLLSLQPGLGRGPGARGAPVVEEEPRGTLRPQLGARLRRALAGPCQLWSLPLPVAELGLGYASEETVIFRYCAGSCPRGARTQHGLTLARLRGQGRAHGGPCCQPTRYTDVAFLDDRHRWQRLPQLSAAACSCGG from the exons ATGGCCACAGGAAGAGTCCTACTCTGCTCTCTGCTGCTCCTGTCGCTGCAGCCGGGCCTCGGCAGGGGCCCTGGTGCTCGGGGGGCTCCGGTGGTGGAGGAAGAGCCACGAGGGACCCTGAGGCCACAGCTGG GTGCCCGCCTGCGCAGAGCCCTGGCCGGCCCGTGCCAGCTGTGGAGCCTGCCCCTACCTGTGGCCGAGCTGGGTCTGGGCTACGCTTCGGAGGAGACGGTCATCTTCCGCTACTGTGCAGGCAGCTGCCCCCGCGGTGCCCGCACCCAGCACGGCCTGACGCTGGCCCGGCTGCggggccagggcagagcccacggCGGGCCCTGCTGCCAGCCCACCCGCTACACCGACGTGGCCTTTCTCGATGACCGCCACCGCTGGCAGCGGCTGCCCCAGCTCTCGGCGGCTGCCTGCAGCTGTGGCGGCTAA
- the GTF2F1 gene encoding general transcription factor IIF subunit 1 isoform X2 — protein sequence MAALGPGSQNVTEYVVRVPKNTTKKYNIMAFNAADKVNFATWNQARLERDLSNKKIYQEEEMPESGAGSEFNRKLREEARRKKYGIVLKEFRPEDQPWLLRVNGKSGRKFKGIKKGGVTENTSYYIFTQCPDGAFEAFPVHNWYNFTPLARHRTLTAEEAEEEWERRNKVLNHFSIMQQRRLKDQDQDEEDEEKEKRSRKKASELRIHDLEDDLEMSSDDSEASGEEGGRAPKAKKKAPPAKGGRKKKKKKGSDDEAFEDSDDGDFEGQEVDYMSDGSSSQDELEGKPKVTQQEEGPKGVDEQSESSEESEEEKPPEEDKEEEEEKKAPTPQEKKRRKDSSDESDSSEESDIDSEASSALFMAKKKTPPKRERRPSGGSSRGNSRPGTPSAESGSTSSTLRAAATKLEQGKRTNETPVAKRLRLDAGPQSLSGKSTPQPQSGKSTPSSGDVQVTEDAVRRYLTRKPMTTKDLLKKFQTKKTGLSSEQTVNVLAQILKRLNPERKMISDKMHFSLKE from the exons GCCCGGCTGGAGCGAGACCTGAGCAACAAGAAGATTTACCAGGAGGAGGAGATGCCCGAGTCGGGTGCGGGCAGCGAGTTCAACCGCAAGCTTCGCGAGGAGGCTCGGAGGAAGAAGTACGGCATCGTCCTCAAGGAGTTCCGGCCCGAGGACCAGCCGTGGCTGCTTCGCGTCAACGGCAAGTCGGGCAGAAA GTTCAAGGGCATCAAGAAGGGAGGTGTGACGGAGAACACGTCCTACTATATCTTCACCCAGTGCCCCGATGGGGCCTTTGAGGCCTTCCCTGTGCACAACTGGTATAACTTCACGCCGCTGGCCCGGCATCGCACGCTCACTGCCGAGGAGGCCGAGGAGGAGTGGGAAAG GAGAAACAAAGTCCTGAACCACTTCAGCATCATGCAGCAACGGCGGCTCAAGGATCAGGACCAGGATGAGGAAGACGAGGAGAAGGAGAAACGCAGCCGCAAGAAGGCCAGTGAGCTGCGCATCCATGACCTGGAGGATGACCTGGAGATGTCGTCTGACGACAGCGAGGCCAGCGGCGAGGAGG GTGGCAGAGCTCCCAAGGCCAAGAAGAAGGCACCGCCGGccaagggaggcaggaagaagaagaagaagaaggggtcCGACGACGAGGCCTTCGAAGACAGCGACGACGGGGACTTTGAGGGCCAGGAAGTGGACTACATGTCCGACGGCTCAAG CTCCCAGGATGAGCTGGAGGGcaagcccaaggtcacccagcaggaGGAGGGCCCCAAGGGCGTAGATGAGCAGAGTGAGAGCAGCgaggagagtgaggaggagaagCCGCccgaggaggacaaggaggaggaggaggagaagaaggcgCCCACGCCTCAGGAGAAGAAGCGCAGGAAAG ACAGCAGCGACGAGTCGGACAGCTCAGAGGAGAGCGACATCGACAGCGAGGCGTCCTCGGCCCTCTTCATGGCG AAGAAGAAGACGCCCCCCAAGAGGGAGCGGAGGCCGTCGGGAGGCAGCTCTCGGGGCAACAGCCGGCCGGGCACGCCCAGCGCGGAGAGTGGCAGCACCTCTTCCACCCTGCGGGCCGCCGCCACCAAGCTGGAGCAGG gCAAGCGAACGAATGAGACGCCGGTGGCCAAGCGGTTGCGGCTGGACGCCGGGCCCCAGAGCCTGTCCGGGAAGTCGACCCCTCAGCCCCAGTCCGGGAAGTCGACCCCCAGCAGCGG CGACGTGCAGGTGACCGAGGACGCAGTGCGCCGCTATCTGACTCGGAAGCCCATGACCACCAAGGACCTGCTGAAGAAGTTCCAGACCAAGAAGACAGGGCTGAGCAGCGAGCAGACGGTGAACGTGCTCGCCCAGATCCTCAAGCGGCTCAACCCCGAGCGCAAGATGATCAGCGACAAGATGCACTTCTCCCTCAAGGAGTGA
- the GTF2F1 gene encoding general transcription factor IIF subunit 1 isoform X1, which produces MAALGPGSQNVTEYVVRVPKNTTKKYNIMAFNAADKVNFATWNQARLERDLSNKKIYQEEEMPESGAGSEFNRKLREEARRKKYGIVLKEFRPEDQPWLLRVNGKSGRKFKGIKKGGVTENTSYYIFTQCPDGAFEAFPVHNWYNFTPLARHRTLTAEEAEEEWERRNKVLNHFSIMQQRRLKDQDQDEEDEEKEKRSRKKASELRIHDLEDDLEMSSDDSEASGEEGGRAPKAKKKAPPAKGGRKKKKKKGSDDEAFEDSDDGDFEGQEVDYMSDGSSSSQDELEGKPKVTQQEEGPKGVDEQSESSEESEEEKPPEEDKEEEEEKKAPTPQEKKRRKDSSDESDSSEESDIDSEASSALFMAKKKTPPKRERRPSGGSSRGNSRPGTPSAESGSTSSTLRAAATKLEQGKRTNETPVAKRLRLDAGPQSLSGKSTPQPQSGKSTPSSGDVQVTEDAVRRYLTRKPMTTKDLLKKFQTKKTGLSSEQTVNVLAQILKRLNPERKMISDKMHFSLKE; this is translated from the exons GCCCGGCTGGAGCGAGACCTGAGCAACAAGAAGATTTACCAGGAGGAGGAGATGCCCGAGTCGGGTGCGGGCAGCGAGTTCAACCGCAAGCTTCGCGAGGAGGCTCGGAGGAAGAAGTACGGCATCGTCCTCAAGGAGTTCCGGCCCGAGGACCAGCCGTGGCTGCTTCGCGTCAACGGCAAGTCGGGCAGAAA GTTCAAGGGCATCAAGAAGGGAGGTGTGACGGAGAACACGTCCTACTATATCTTCACCCAGTGCCCCGATGGGGCCTTTGAGGCCTTCCCTGTGCACAACTGGTATAACTTCACGCCGCTGGCCCGGCATCGCACGCTCACTGCCGAGGAGGCCGAGGAGGAGTGGGAAAG GAGAAACAAAGTCCTGAACCACTTCAGCATCATGCAGCAACGGCGGCTCAAGGATCAGGACCAGGATGAGGAAGACGAGGAGAAGGAGAAACGCAGCCGCAAGAAGGCCAGTGAGCTGCGCATCCATGACCTGGAGGATGACCTGGAGATGTCGTCTGACGACAGCGAGGCCAGCGGCGAGGAGG GTGGCAGAGCTCCCAAGGCCAAGAAGAAGGCACCGCCGGccaagggaggcaggaagaagaagaagaagaaggggtcCGACGACGAGGCCTTCGAAGACAGCGACGACGGGGACTTTGAGGGCCAGGAAGTGGACTACATGTCCGACGGCTCAAG CAGCTCCCAGGATGAGCTGGAGGGcaagcccaaggtcacccagcaggaGGAGGGCCCCAAGGGCGTAGATGAGCAGAGTGAGAGCAGCgaggagagtgaggaggagaagCCGCccgaggaggacaaggaggaggaggaggagaagaaggcgCCCACGCCTCAGGAGAAGAAGCGCAGGAAAG ACAGCAGCGACGAGTCGGACAGCTCAGAGGAGAGCGACATCGACAGCGAGGCGTCCTCGGCCCTCTTCATGGCG AAGAAGAAGACGCCCCCCAAGAGGGAGCGGAGGCCGTCGGGAGGCAGCTCTCGGGGCAACAGCCGGCCGGGCACGCCCAGCGCGGAGAGTGGCAGCACCTCTTCCACCCTGCGGGCCGCCGCCACCAAGCTGGAGCAGG gCAAGCGAACGAATGAGACGCCGGTGGCCAAGCGGTTGCGGCTGGACGCCGGGCCCCAGAGCCTGTCCGGGAAGTCGACCCCTCAGCCCCAGTCCGGGAAGTCGACCCCCAGCAGCGG CGACGTGCAGGTGACCGAGGACGCAGTGCGCCGCTATCTGACTCGGAAGCCCATGACCACCAAGGACCTGCTGAAGAAGTTCCAGACCAAGAAGACAGGGCTGAGCAGCGAGCAGACGGTGAACGTGCTCGCCCAGATCCTCAAGCGGCTCAACCCCGAGCGCAAGATGATCAGCGACAAGATGCACTTCTCCCTCAAGGAGTGA